In one window of Vulpes vulpes isolate BD-2025 chromosome 1, VulVul3, whole genome shotgun sequence DNA:
- the HPN gene encoding serine protease hepsin isoform X1: protein MAEKEGARTVPCCSGPKVAALTAGTLLLLTGIGAASWAIVTFLLKSDQEPLYPVQASPADGRLMVFDDTEGTWRLLCSSRSNARVAGLSCEEMGFLRALGHSELDVRTAGANGTSGFFCVDEGRLPLARRLLEVISVCDCPRGRFLATVCQDCGRRKLPVDRIVGGQDTSLGRWPWQVSLRYDGAHLCGGSLLSGDWVLTAAHCFPERNRVLSRWRVFAGAVAQASPHGLQLGVQAVVYHGGYLPFRDPNSEENSNDIALVHLSSPLPLTEYIQPVCLPAAGQALVDGKICTVTGWGNTQYYGQQAGVLQEARVPIISNELCNGPDFYANQIKPKMFCAGYPEGGIDACQGDSGGPFVCEDSISRTPRWRLCGIVSWGTGCALAQKPGVYTKVSDFREWIFQAIKLSFRRLTPKPAAW, encoded by the exons ATGGCGGAGAAGGAGG GTGCCCGGACTGTGCCATGCTGTTCCGGACCCAAGGTGGCAGCTCTCACTGCGGGGACCCTGCTGCTCCTGACAGGCATCGGGGCAGCGTCCTGGGCCATTG TGACCTTCCTACTCAAGAGTGATCAGGAGCCGCTGTATCCGG TGCAGGCCAGCCCTGCCGACGGCCGGCTCATGGTGTTCGACGACACGGAGGGCACGTGGCGGCTGCTGTGCTCCTCGCGCTCCAACGCCAGGGTGGCGGGCCTGAGCTGCGAGGAGATGGGCTTCCTCAG ggccctgggccacTCGGAGCTGGACGTGCGGACGGCGGGCGCCAACGGCACGTCGGGCTTCTTCTGCGTGGACGAGGGGAGGCTGCCGCTGGCCCGGAGGCTGCTCGAGGTCATCTCCGTGTG TGACTGTCCCAGGGGCCGTTTCCTGGCTACCGTCTGCCAAG ATTGTGGCCGTAGGAAGCTGCCTGTGGATCGCATCGTCGGAGGCCAAGACACCAGCCTGGGCAGGTGGCCGTGGCAAGTCAGTCTTCGCTACGATGGAGCACACCTCTGTGGAGGGTCCCTGCTCTCAGGAGACTGGGTGCTGACAGCTGCCCACTGCTTCCCCGA GCGGAACCGGGTCCTGTCTCGGTGGCGAGTGTTTGCCGGCGCCGTGGCCCAGGCCTCACCCCATGGCCTGCAGCTGGGGGTGCAGGCAGTAGTCTATCACGGGGGCTACCTCCCCTTTCGAGACCCCAACAGTGAGGAAAACAGCAATGACATTGCCCTGGTCCACCTGtccagccccctgcccctcacag AGTACATCCAGCCCGTGTGCCTCCCGGCGGCCGGCCAGGCCCTGGTGGACGGCAAGATCTGCACGGTGACCGGCTGGGGCAACACGCAGTACTACG GCCAACAGGCTGGGGTGCTCCAGGAGGCCCGAGTCCCCATCATCAGCAACGAGCTGTGCAACGGCCCCGACTTCTACGCGAACCAGATCAAGCCCAAGATGTTCTGTGCCGGCTACCCCGAGGGCGGCATCGATGCCTGCCAG gGCGACAGCGGCGGCCCCTTCGTGTGTGAGGACAGCATCTCTCGGACGCCACGTTGGCGGCTGTGTGGCATCGTGAGCTGGGGCACCGGCTGTGCCCTGGCCCAGAAG
- the HPN gene encoding serine protease hepsin isoform X2, whose protein sequence is MAEKEGARTVPCCSGPKVAALTAGTLLLLTGIGAASWAIVTFLLKSDQEPLYPVQASPADGRLMVFDDTEGTWRLLCSSRSNARVAGLSCEEMGFLRALGHSELDVRTAGANGTSGFFCVDEGRLPLARRLLEVISVCDCPRGRFLATVCQDCGRRKLPVDRIVGGQDTSLGRWPWQVSLRYDGAHLCGGSLLSGDWVLTAAHCFPERNRVLSRWRVFAGAVAQASPHGLQLGVQAVVYHGGYLPFRDPNSEENSNDIALVHLSSPLPLTEYIQPVCLPAAGQALVDGKICTVTGWGNTQYYGQQAGVLQEARVPIISNELCNGPDFYANQIKPKMFCAGYPEGGIDACQGDSGGPFVCEDSISRTPRWRLCGIVSWGTGCALAQKPGVYTKVSDFREWIFQAIKTHSEASGMVTQL, encoded by the exons ATGGCGGAGAAGGAGG GTGCCCGGACTGTGCCATGCTGTTCCGGACCCAAGGTGGCAGCTCTCACTGCGGGGACCCTGCTGCTCCTGACAGGCATCGGGGCAGCGTCCTGGGCCATTG TGACCTTCCTACTCAAGAGTGATCAGGAGCCGCTGTATCCGG TGCAGGCCAGCCCTGCCGACGGCCGGCTCATGGTGTTCGACGACACGGAGGGCACGTGGCGGCTGCTGTGCTCCTCGCGCTCCAACGCCAGGGTGGCGGGCCTGAGCTGCGAGGAGATGGGCTTCCTCAG ggccctgggccacTCGGAGCTGGACGTGCGGACGGCGGGCGCCAACGGCACGTCGGGCTTCTTCTGCGTGGACGAGGGGAGGCTGCCGCTGGCCCGGAGGCTGCTCGAGGTCATCTCCGTGTG TGACTGTCCCAGGGGCCGTTTCCTGGCTACCGTCTGCCAAG ATTGTGGCCGTAGGAAGCTGCCTGTGGATCGCATCGTCGGAGGCCAAGACACCAGCCTGGGCAGGTGGCCGTGGCAAGTCAGTCTTCGCTACGATGGAGCACACCTCTGTGGAGGGTCCCTGCTCTCAGGAGACTGGGTGCTGACAGCTGCCCACTGCTTCCCCGA GCGGAACCGGGTCCTGTCTCGGTGGCGAGTGTTTGCCGGCGCCGTGGCCCAGGCCTCACCCCATGGCCTGCAGCTGGGGGTGCAGGCAGTAGTCTATCACGGGGGCTACCTCCCCTTTCGAGACCCCAACAGTGAGGAAAACAGCAATGACATTGCCCTGGTCCACCTGtccagccccctgcccctcacag AGTACATCCAGCCCGTGTGCCTCCCGGCGGCCGGCCAGGCCCTGGTGGACGGCAAGATCTGCACGGTGACCGGCTGGGGCAACACGCAGTACTACG GCCAACAGGCTGGGGTGCTCCAGGAGGCCCGAGTCCCCATCATCAGCAACGAGCTGTGCAACGGCCCCGACTTCTACGCGAACCAGATCAAGCCCAAGATGTTCTGTGCCGGCTACCCCGAGGGCGGCATCGATGCCTGCCAG gGCGACAGCGGCGGCCCCTTCGTGTGTGAGGACAGCATCTCTCGGACGCCACGTTGGCGGCTGTGTGGCATCGTGAGCTGGGGCACCGGCTGTGCCCTGGCCCAGAAG
- the SCN1B gene encoding sodium channel regulatory subunit beta-1, whose protein sequence is MGTLLALVVGAALVSSAWGGCVEVDSETEAVYGMTFKILCISCKRRSETTAETFTEWTFRQKGTEEFVKILRYENEVLQLEEDERFEGRVVWNGSRGTKDLQDLSIFITNVTYNHSGDYECHVYRLLFFENYEHNTSVVKKIHLEVVDKANRDMASIVSEIMMYVLIVVLTIWLVAEMVYCYKKIAAATEAAAQENASEYLAITSESKENCTGVQVAE, encoded by the exons ATGGGGACCCTGCTGGCCCTGGTGGTCGGCGCGGcactgg TGTCCTCAGCCTGGGGGGGCTGCGTGGAGGTGGACTCAGAGACCGAGGCCGTGTATGGGATGACCTTCAAAATCCTGTGCATCTCCTGCAAGCGCCGCAGCGAGACCACCGCCGAGACCTTCACAGAGTGGACGTTCCGCCAGAAGGGCACTGAGGAGTTTGTCAAG ATCCTGCGCTATGAGAACGAGGTCCTGCAGCTGGAGGAGGATGAGCGCTTCGAGGGCCGCGTGGTGTGGAATGGCAGCCGGGGCACCAAGGACCTGCAGGACCTGTCCATCTTCATCACCAACGTCACCTACAACCACTCGGGCGACTACGAGTGCCACGTCTACCGCCTGCTCTTCTTCGAGAACTACGAGCATAACACCAGCGTCGTCAAGAAGATCCACCTTGAGGTGGTGGACAAGG CCAACAGAGACATGGCGTCCATCGTGTCGGAGATCATGATGTATGTGCTCATCGTGGTGTTGACCATATGGCTCGTGGCAGAGATGGTTTACTGCTACAAGAAGATCGCTGCGGCCACGGAGGCTGCTGCACAAGAGAATGC CTCGGAATACCTGGCCATCACCTCAGAAAGCAAGGAGAACTGTACGGGCGTCCAGGTGGCCGAATAG